One genomic segment of Pseudonocardia sp. T1-2H includes these proteins:
- a CDS encoding hemolysin family protein, translating to MSVVLSLLGLLAVAALTLGTAVSVASEFSLTALERSQVDSHVTLVGDRRARSVQRAHRTLSFQLSGSQLGITVTTLATGYIAEPAIAELIRPGLTGLGMSEGLAGGVATGLSLVIATTLSMVFGELVPKNIAIARPLATARAVVWLQSGFTHAFRWLIDALNSSANAIVRRLGVEPAEELRSARSPHELSSLVRSSAQQGTLDEGTAELLDRSLRFTDRVAEDLMTPRVRVETLSADDTVADLLNLSRRSGFSRFPVHNGDPDSVLGLVHVKQAFGVPPGERDGTPVRGLVQDAEIVPESLDGDDLLVRLRAGLQMAVVMDEYGGTAGIVTLEDLIEEIVGDVRDEHDRAEQARVRPLGRGSWMVSGLLRADEIDEATGFRMPEGEYETLAGLVLERLGRIPDVGDDVSVEGWRLTVMRRDRNRVAELRLARLAPARMEEAARG from the coding sequence ATGAGCGTCGTCCTCTCCCTGCTGGGGCTCCTCGCCGTCGCCGCGCTGACCCTCGGCACCGCGGTCTCCGTCGCGTCCGAGTTCTCGCTGACCGCGCTGGAGCGCAGCCAGGTCGACTCGCACGTCACCCTGGTCGGGGACCGCCGGGCCCGCAGCGTGCAGCGCGCGCACCGGACCCTGTCCTTCCAGCTCTCCGGCAGCCAGCTCGGCATCACCGTCACCACGCTGGCCACCGGCTACATCGCCGAGCCCGCGATCGCCGAGCTGATCCGCCCGGGGCTCACCGGGCTCGGGATGTCCGAGGGCCTCGCCGGCGGCGTCGCCACCGGGTTGTCCCTGGTCATCGCCACGACGCTGTCGATGGTGTTCGGCGAGCTGGTGCCGAAGAACATCGCGATCGCCCGGCCGCTGGCCACCGCGCGCGCCGTCGTCTGGCTGCAGAGCGGGTTCACCCACGCGTTCCGCTGGCTGATCGACGCGCTGAACTCGTCCGCGAACGCCATCGTCCGCCGGCTGGGTGTCGAGCCGGCCGAAGAGCTCCGGTCCGCGCGGTCCCCGCACGAGCTCAGCTCGCTCGTCCGGTCCAGCGCCCAGCAGGGCACCCTCGACGAGGGCACCGCCGAGCTGCTGGACCGCTCGCTGCGGTTCACCGACCGCGTCGCGGAGGACCTGATGACCCCGCGCGTGCGCGTCGAGACGCTGAGCGCGGACGACACCGTCGCGGACCTGCTCAACCTCTCCCGGCGCAGCGGCTTCTCCCGTTTCCCCGTGCACAACGGGGACCCGGACTCCGTGCTGGGCCTCGTGCACGTCAAGCAGGCCTTCGGGGTCCCGCCGGGTGAGCGGGACGGCACGCCGGTGCGCGGGCTCGTCCAGGACGCGGAGATCGTGCCGGAGTCCCTCGACGGGGACGACCTGCTGGTCCGGCTGCGCGCCGGGCTGCAGATGGCCGTGGTGATGGACGAGTACGGCGGCACCGCCGGGATCGTCACGCTCGAGGACCTGATCGAGGAGATCGTCGGGGACGTCCGCGACGAGCACGACCGGGCCGAGCAGGCCCGGGTCCGGCCGCTGGGCCGAGGCAGCTGGATGGTCTCCGGGCTGCTGCGCGCGGACGAGATCGACGAGGCCACCGGCTTCCGGATGCCCGAGGGCGAGTACGAGACGCTCGCCGGGCTGGTGCTCGAACGGCTCGGCCGGATCCCCGACGTCGGGGACGACGTCAGCGTCGAGGGCTGGCGGCTGACCGTGATGCGCCGGGACCGGAACCGCGTGGCCGAGCTGCGCCTGGCGCGGCTCGCGCCCGCCCGCATGGAGGAGGCGGCCCGTGGCTAG
- a CDS encoding DNA glycosylase AlkZ-like family protein has translation MVRALRRSPRGRAAAAASRSRRRPAAPGRRPADGRRAPSRPGPTRPRTRGLPRDHGDGRAALPGRGPRPRRRDREDLVSDRARRPAMWRSLGPPGVVVAGGEVACIRRTRQEGTAPEITVEPFRPLVAAHRPARDEEAARAGRRACGCRSGEASPTLGGRTFLRALFPADRDPWSSRALRTSRRAGLQ, from the coding sequence GTGGTGCGAGCCCTGCGACGTTCACCACGTGGGCGAGCAGCTGCTGCGGCCAGCAGGTCGCGCCGGCGGCCTGCGGCTCCGGGCCGGCGCCCGGCCGATGGTCGCCGAGCCCCGTCCCGGCCCGGCCCGACGCGCCCGCGGACGCGCGGGCTTCCTCGGGACCACGGCGACGGCCGTGCGGCCCTACCTGGCCGCGGACCTCGTCCCCGTCGACGGGACCGGGAGGACCTGGTGTCGGACCGGGCGCGGCGGCCCGCGATGTGGCGATCGCTCGGCCCGCCGGGCGTCGTGGTCGCCGGCGGCGAGGTGGCCTGCATCCGGCGGACCCGGCAGGAGGGGACCGCACCGGAGATCACGGTCGAGCCGTTCCGGCCGCTGGTTGCCGCGCACCGCCCGGCGCGCGACGAGGAGGCCGCACGCGCGGGGCGGCGCGCGTGCGGATGCAGGTCCGGTGAGGCGAGCCCTACACTCGGCGGACGTACCTTCCTCCGGGCGCTGTTCCCGGCGGACCGAGATCCATGGAGTTCCCGTGCCCTCCGCACGTCCCGCCGAGCCGGGCTGCAGTAG
- the coaA gene encoding type I pantothenate kinase: protein MSATTQAVPLAGAFANGHPKQGSSSPFVDFDREAWARLGSATPLPLTARELERIRSLGDDIDLDEVREVYLPLSRLLNLHVQEGGRLYRAYRTFLGGKAARTPFVIGIAGSVSVGKSTTARLLRLLLARWPQHPRVELITTDGFLHPNRVLEARGIMARKGFPESYDRRALLRFITEIKAGKAEVTAPMYSHLVYDIVPDQRLVVHRPDILIVEGLNVLQPAASGSALTISDFIDFSVYVDAATSDIRRWYVNRFLKLRETAFRDPASYFRRYAALDTEAAIRHAEGIWATINGPNLEENILPTRSRASLVLTKGADHGVSRIRLRKV from the coding sequence ATGTCCGCAACGACGCAGGCCGTGCCCCTCGCGGGCGCGTTCGCGAACGGCCATCCCAAGCAGGGCAGCTCCTCGCCGTTCGTGGACTTCGACCGCGAGGCGTGGGCCAGGCTCGGCTCCGCGACCCCGCTGCCGCTCACCGCGCGGGAGCTGGAACGGATCCGCAGTCTCGGGGACGACATCGACCTCGACGAGGTGCGCGAGGTCTACCTCCCGCTGTCCCGGCTGCTGAACCTGCACGTCCAGGAGGGCGGGCGGCTCTACCGCGCCTACCGCACGTTCCTCGGTGGGAAGGCCGCGCGGACGCCGTTCGTCATCGGGATCGCGGGTTCGGTGTCCGTCGGGAAGTCGACGACGGCCCGCCTGCTGCGCCTGCTGCTCGCCCGGTGGCCCCAGCATCCCCGGGTCGAGCTGATCACCACCGACGGCTTCCTGCACCCGAACCGGGTGCTCGAGGCCCGGGGCATCATGGCGCGCAAGGGGTTCCCCGAGTCCTACGACCGCCGCGCCCTGCTCCGGTTCATCACCGAGATCAAGGCCGGCAAGGCCGAGGTCACCGCGCCGATGTACTCCCACCTGGTCTACGACATCGTCCCGGACCAGCGGCTCGTGGTGCACCGGCCGGACATCCTGATCGTCGAGGGTCTCAACGTGCTGCAGCCGGCGGCGAGCGGGAGCGCGCTGACGATCAGCGACTTCATCGACTTCTCGGTGTACGTCGACGCCGCCACGTCGGACATCCGCCGCTGGTACGTCAACCGGTTCCTCAAGCTCCGCGAGACCGCGTTCCGGGACCCGGCGTCGTACTTCCGCCGCTACGCCGCGCTGGACACCGAGGCCGCGATCCGGCATGCGGAGGGGATCTGGGCCACGATCAACGGCCCCAACCTGGAGGAGAACATCCTCCCGACGCGCAGCCGGGCGAGCCTGGTGCTCACCAAGGGCGCGGACCACGGGGTGAGCCGGATCCGGCTGCGGAAGGTCTGA
- a CDS encoding MarR family winged helix-turn-helix transcriptional regulator: protein MTAETDTPRDTPSRGPGADPGEPGIPDVPADERLTDEATRLRLAVGRLHRRIRIDGRESVPPLQLSALATIDLNGPLRLSDLARREAVTAPTMSRVLAALDDNGLVVRAADPQDARGVLITLSDKGRTVLEEIRNHRTALVARRLARLDEAQREALRAALPAIEALLVDELSAT from the coding sequence ATGACAGCGGAGACCGACACCCCGCGCGACACGCCGTCCCGCGGACCCGGGGCGGATCCGGGAGAACCAGGCATACCGGACGTGCCGGCAGACGAGCGGCTGACCGACGAGGCCACCCGGCTGCGGCTCGCCGTCGGCCGGCTGCACCGGCGGATCCGCATCGACGGTCGCGAGTCGGTGCCCCCCCTCCAGCTCTCCGCTCTCGCGACGATCGACCTGAACGGCCCGCTGCGGCTCTCGGACCTGGCCAGACGCGAGGCCGTCACCGCGCCCACCATGTCCCGGGTCCTGGCGGCGCTGGACGACAACGGCCTGGTGGTGCGGGCGGCGGATCCGCAGGACGCCCGCGGCGTGCTGATCACGTTGTCCGACAAGGGACGCACCGTGCTGGAGGAGATCCGCAACCACCGCACCGCGCTCGTCGCGCGCAGGCTCGCCCGCCTCGACGAGGCACAGCGGGAGGCGTTGCGGGCGGCCCTCCCGGCGATCGAGGCCCTGCTCGTGGACGAGCTCTCAGCGACCTGA
- a CDS encoding CynX/NimT family MFS transporter: protein MTATVVPETTTRRASPAWWIGVSIVLVAVNLRPAVVAMSPLLEEIRAVERLSGTAAGVLTALPVLCFGLLAPVAPRLAARFGIERTLFGALVVLCLGVALRIVDATAALFAGTVLVGGAIAVGNVLLPGLIKRDFAHRTGLMTGLYTMAITAGGGLAAGLTVPVARAAGLGWHGALGAWGLFALVALLVWSPQAWGAQHRPRQESGSPGGLWRSALAWQVTAFMGLQSLCFYATAAWLPAVFVSRGADAAAAGWLLSLGNGVGIAGSLVAPVVAARLRAQSAVAVAATGLTALGLLGILLLPGAEIFSMAVFGIGQGATLGLALTLMVLRAPDGAHASQLSGMAQSMGYLLAASGPFMLGALHDLTDSWTVPLVVLLALLAPQALSGALAGRARFVARRPSGR, encoded by the coding sequence ATGACCGCCACGGTCGTCCCGGAGACCACCACCCGGCGCGCGTCCCCGGCGTGGTGGATCGGGGTCTCGATCGTCCTGGTCGCGGTCAACCTGCGGCCGGCCGTCGTCGCGATGTCCCCGCTGCTGGAGGAGATCCGGGCCGTCGAGCGCCTGTCCGGGACCGCCGCGGGCGTGCTCACCGCGCTCCCGGTCCTCTGTTTCGGGTTGCTGGCTCCCGTCGCGCCCCGGCTCGCCGCCCGGTTCGGGATCGAGCGGACCCTGTTCGGTGCCCTGGTGGTGCTGTGCCTGGGCGTCGCGCTCCGGATCGTCGACGCCACGGCGGCCCTCTTCGCCGGGACGGTCCTGGTCGGCGGCGCGATCGCGGTCGGGAACGTGCTGCTACCCGGGCTGATCAAGCGGGACTTCGCGCACCGGACGGGGCTGATGACCGGCCTCTACACGATGGCGATCACCGCGGGCGGCGGGCTCGCGGCCGGGCTGACGGTGCCGGTCGCCCGGGCGGCCGGGCTCGGCTGGCACGGCGCGCTGGGCGCCTGGGGGCTGTTCGCGCTGGTCGCGCTGCTGGTGTGGTCCCCGCAGGCGTGGGGCGCGCAGCACCGGCCGCGCCAGGAGAGCGGCTCGCCCGGCGGCCTCTGGCGCAGCGCCCTGGCGTGGCAGGTCACGGCGTTCATGGGCCTGCAGTCGCTCTGCTTCTACGCCACGGCCGCCTGGCTGCCGGCCGTGTTCGTCTCCCGGGGGGCGGATGCGGCGGCGGCGGGCTGGCTGTTGTCGCTGGGCAACGGGGTCGGGATCGCCGGCTCGCTGGTGGCACCGGTCGTCGCGGCCCGGCTGCGGGCGCAGAGCGCCGTGGCCGTCGCCGCGACCGGCCTCACCGCGCTCGGGCTGCTGGGCATCCTGCTGCTGCCGGGCGCGGAGATCTTCTCGATGGCGGTCTTCGGGATCGGGCAGGGTGCCACCCTCGGCCTCGCGCTCACCCTGATGGTCCTGCGTGCCCCGGACGGCGCCCACGCCTCCCAGCTCTCGGGCATGGCCCAGAGCATGGGCTACCTGCTGGCCGCCTCCGGGCCGTTCATGCTGGGCGCGCTGCACGACCTGACCGACAGCTGGACGGTCCCGCTGGTGGTGCTCCTCGCCCTTCTCGCACCGCAGGCGCTCTCCGGCGCGCTGGCGGGGCGGGCGCGGTTCGTGGCCCGTCGGCCCTCAGGTCGCTGA
- a CDS encoding FadR/GntR family transcriptional regulator, whose translation MTSGLSAVRPGRVCDAVIAQLEERIATGEWPVGTRIPPEPELVAALGVGRNTVREAVRALEHAGLLEPRRGDGTYVRATSDLGAALLRRARRSTALDVLAVRASLERDAGATAAAVRTEADVVAITAAVAARRTALERGDREAFVTADLAFHQAVVAATGNAVLVDLYAGLTEALRRTVSTVDELDDDPGSFPGHEALAAAIEAGDPAAARAAVDTYLTAARTLVERAPR comes from the coding sequence GTGACGTCTGGCCTGTCCGCGGTACGCCCGGGACGCGTGTGCGACGCGGTGATCGCGCAGCTCGAGGAGCGCATCGCGACGGGTGAATGGCCCGTCGGGACGCGGATCCCGCCGGAGCCGGAGCTGGTCGCCGCGCTCGGGGTGGGCCGCAACACCGTCCGCGAGGCCGTGCGTGCCCTCGAGCACGCCGGCCTCCTGGAGCCCCGCCGCGGCGACGGCACCTACGTCCGCGCCACGAGTGATCTCGGCGCCGCCCTGCTGCGCCGGGCCCGCCGCTCCACGGCCCTGGACGTGCTGGCCGTGCGCGCGAGCCTGGAGCGGGACGCCGGCGCCACCGCCGCGGCGGTCCGGACGGAGGCCGACGTCGTCGCGATCACCGCGGCCGTCGCGGCCCGCCGGACGGCGCTCGAGCGCGGGGACCGGGAGGCGTTCGTCACCGCGGACCTGGCGTTCCACCAGGCCGTCGTCGCCGCCACGGGCAACGCCGTACTCGTCGACCTCTACGCGGGGCTCACCGAGGCCCTCCGCCGAACGGTCAGCACGGTCGACGAGCTGGACGACGATCCCGGATCCTTCCCCGGCCACGAGGCCCTCGCCGCCGCGATCGAGGCCGGGGACCCCGCGGCCGCCCGCGCCGCCGTCGACACCTACCTCACCGCGGCGCGCACGCTGGTCGAGCGGGCCCCCCGATGA
- the asnB gene encoding asparagine synthase (glutamine-hydrolyzing), with protein sequence MCGICGWVGFDRDLGDDASRRTLAGMTRTMECRGPDAEGTWVDTHAALGHRRLAVIDLPGGSQPMELPDEAGQRAPVIVYSGETYNFRELRRQLAGRGHRFRTDSDTEVVLHAHREWGRDDPRKAVQRLNGMFAYAIWDPGTEELVLVRDRLGVKPLYYHPTPDGVLFGSEPKAILANPLTERRVDLDGLRRALSWVHDPSNAVFAGLREVPPGAVVRVSRRGVQEERYWQLEDTGHTDDVPTTVRNVREILEDTAKRQLIADVPLCTLLSGGLDSSALTALAQKHVDGTVRSFSVDFTGYEDNFTADDVRGTPDAPYVREVAQFVGTDHTDIRLSTEQLMDPEVRAAALHARDIPAGIGDMDTSLYLLFKAVRERSTVALSGESADEVFGGYRDFHDADTVAADTFPWLAGRMMAHDPANPGLFDNGLYRSLDLPGYLDAQYRKALAEVPELTGPAAADPHERRMREICYLYLTRFLPNLLDRKDRMSMAVGLEVRVPFCDHRLVEYVFGTPWAHKTFDGREKSLLRAATADLLPESVVKRVKSPYPSTQDDTYEKELRERAAQLLRRDDSPVAPLIDRDAVRQRIDAPLDGKLVDGHPDPAGAGPGSRHLAPGLLRVPRPALTRPCAEIVARATTSAHERRSRTSGNSRPAARVGRDMGLTISDGPLSPRPPATVNYEITGPAHKLLMQPFPRRIRAEFAGRTILDTRDAVLVHESALVPVLYVPFDDLDDGVLVPTDHSTHCPFKGDAAYHSLTVGDRTAENAVWSYPEPKPEAPWLKGYAALYWDAVDAWYDEDEQVFRHVTDPYHRVDVRQSSRTVQVRLGDTVLAESASPMLLSETGLQNRWYLAPDDVRVPLTLTDTRSVCPYKGEAHYWAATLPDGTEVPDVAWSYPEALPESSRVQGLLSFWGDDVTVLVDGEPA encoded by the coding sequence ATGTGTGGCATCTGCGGATGGGTCGGCTTCGACCGGGACCTGGGTGACGACGCGTCGCGACGCACGCTCGCCGGGATGACCCGGACCATGGAGTGCCGAGGTCCGGACGCCGAGGGGACCTGGGTCGACACCCACGCGGCGCTCGGGCACCGCAGGCTGGCCGTGATCGACCTGCCGGGCGGGAGCCAGCCGATGGAGCTGCCGGACGAGGCCGGGCAGCGCGCCCCGGTGATCGTCTACAGCGGCGAGACCTACAACTTCCGCGAGCTTCGCCGCCAGCTCGCCGGCCGCGGCCACCGCTTCCGCACGGACAGCGACACCGAGGTGGTGCTGCACGCGCACCGGGAATGGGGCCGGGACGACCCGCGCAAGGCCGTGCAGCGGCTGAACGGGATGTTCGCCTACGCGATCTGGGACCCCGGCACCGAGGAGCTCGTCCTGGTCCGGGACCGCCTCGGGGTCAAGCCGCTCTACTACCACCCCACCCCGGACGGCGTGCTGTTCGGCTCCGAGCCCAAGGCGATCCTGGCGAACCCGCTGACGGAGCGCCGCGTCGACCTCGACGGGCTGCGCCGCGCCCTGAGCTGGGTGCACGACCCGTCGAACGCCGTGTTCGCCGGCCTCCGTGAGGTGCCGCCCGGCGCGGTCGTCCGCGTGTCCCGCCGCGGCGTGCAGGAGGAGCGGTACTGGCAGCTGGAGGACACCGGGCACACCGACGACGTCCCGACGACCGTCCGCAACGTCCGGGAGATCCTGGAGGACACCGCCAAGCGCCAGCTGATCGCGGACGTCCCGCTCTGCACGCTGCTCTCCGGCGGCCTCGACTCGTCCGCGCTGACCGCGCTGGCGCAGAAGCACGTGGACGGCACCGTCCGCTCGTTCTCCGTCGACTTCACCGGCTACGAGGACAACTTCACCGCCGACGACGTCCGCGGCACCCCGGACGCCCCGTACGTCCGCGAGGTCGCACAGTTCGTGGGGACGGACCACACGGACATCAGGCTCTCCACCGAGCAGCTGATGGACCCGGAGGTCCGGGCCGCCGCGCTGCACGCCCGGGACATCCCCGCCGGTATCGGGGACATGGACACGTCGTTGTACCTGCTGTTCAAGGCGGTCCGGGAGCGGTCGACGGTGGCGCTCTCGGGTGAGTCCGCGGACGAGGTCTTCGGCGGCTACCGGGACTTCCACGACGCGGACACGGTCGCCGCGGACACCTTCCCCTGGCTCGCGGGCCGGATGATGGCGCACGACCCGGCGAATCCCGGGCTGTTCGACAACGGGCTGTACCGGAGCCTCGACCTGCCCGGCTACCTCGACGCGCAGTACCGCAAGGCGCTCGCCGAGGTGCCGGAGCTGACCGGGCCGGCCGCCGCCGATCCGCACGAGCGCCGGATGCGGGAGATCTGCTACCTCTACCTCACCCGGTTCCTGCCGAACCTGCTCGACCGCAAGGACCGGATGAGTATGGCCGTCGGGCTCGAGGTGCGCGTGCCGTTCTGCGACCACCGGCTCGTCGAGTACGTGTTCGGGACGCCGTGGGCGCACAAGACGTTCGACGGCCGGGAGAAGAGCCTGCTCCGCGCCGCCACCGCGGACCTGCTGCCGGAGTCCGTGGTGAAGCGGGTGAAGAGCCCGTACCCGTCGACGCAGGACGACACCTACGAGAAGGAGCTGCGTGAGCGGGCCGCCCAGCTGCTGCGGCGGGACGACTCGCCGGTCGCGCCGCTGATCGACCGGGACGCCGTCCGGCAGCGGATCGACGCCCCGCTCGACGGGAAGCTCGTCGATGGGCACCCGGATCCAGCTGGAGCGGGTCCTGGATCTCGACACCTGGCTCCGGGACTACTCCGTGTCCCTCGACCTGCGCTGACACGCCCGTGCGCGGAAATCGTCGCCCGGGCGACGACTTCCGCGCACGAGCGGCGGAGCCGCACCTCCGGGAACAGCCGACCGGCGGCAAGGGTTGGGCGTGACATGGGACTCACCATCAGCGACGGCCCGCTGTCCCCGCGGCCGCCCGCCACGGTCAACTACGAGATCACCGGCCCCGCGCACAAGCTGCTGATGCAGCCGTTCCCGCGCCGGATCCGCGCCGAGTTCGCCGGGCGCACCATCCTCGACACCCGGGACGCCGTGCTGGTGCACGAGAGCGCGCTGGTCCCGGTCCTCTACGTCCCCTTCGACGACCTCGACGACGGCGTCCTGGTCCCGACCGACCACAGCACGCACTGCCCGTTCAAGGGCGACGCCGCCTACCACTCACTGACGGTCGGCGACCGGACCGCGGAGAACGCCGTGTGGTCCTACCCGGAGCCCAAGCCGGAGGCGCCCTGGCTGAAGGGCTACGCCGCGCTCTACTGGGACGCCGTCGACGCCTGGTACGACGAGGACGAGCAGGTCTTCCGGCACGTGACGGACCCGTACCACCGGGTCGACGTCCGGCAGTCGAGCCGCACGGTCCAGGTCCGCCTCGGGGACACGGTGCTCGCCGAGTCCGCCTCCCCGATGCTGCTCTCCGAGACCGGCCTGCAGAACCGCTGGTACCTGGCCCCCGACGACGTCAGGGTGCCGCTCACCCTCACGGACACCCGCTCGGTCTGCCCGTACAAGGGCGAGGCGCACTACTGGGCCGCGACGCTGCCGGACGGCACCGAGGTCCCGGACGTCGCCTGGAGCTACCCCGAGGCGCTGCCCGAGTCGTCGCGGGTGCAGGGCCTGCTCAGCTTCTGGGGCGACGACGTCACGGTCCTGGTCGACGGGGAACCCGCCTGA
- a CDS encoding MarR family winged helix-turn-helix transcriptional regulator, with product MTSLTAEAAAQTRPSESLTRLENEITVLIRRTMERVWSGGYGAHEAVDRYTYPVLAVLDEHGEQSLTVLTGRLGVSKPTASRQVSRLSTAGLVKVRPDDRDSRSMIIALTAEGEAERELVRSARLRPLQNVLASWPESEREALSTLLGRFNHDLDAYRER from the coding sequence GTGACGTCACTCACCGCCGAGGCCGCTGCCCAGACCCGCCCCAGCGAGTCCCTCACCCGGCTGGAGAACGAGATCACCGTCCTCATCCGGCGCACGATGGAACGCGTGTGGTCCGGGGGCTACGGGGCGCACGAGGCGGTCGACCGCTACACGTACCCGGTACTCGCGGTGCTGGACGAGCACGGCGAGCAGTCCCTGACCGTGCTCACCGGCCGGCTCGGGGTCAGCAAGCCGACCGCCAGCCGCCAGGTCTCCCGGCTGTCCACCGCGGGCCTGGTCAAGGTGCGCCCGGACGACCGGGACTCCCGGTCGATGATCATCGCGCTGACCGCCGAGGGCGAGGCGGAGCGGGAGCTCGTGCGGAGCGCCCGGCTGAGGCCGCTGCAGAACGTCCTGGCCTCCTGGCCGGAGTCCGAGCGCGAGGCGCTGAGCACGCTGCTGGGCCGGTTCAACCACGATCTGGACGCCTACCGCGAGCGCTAG
- a CDS encoding alpha-hydroxy-acid oxidizing protein — protein sequence MTTPLSSFAAEIYLRGLGGETPALPTDPAALEEAAREVLDDGAFGYLAGGAGSGATMRANRAAFDRVGLVPRMLRDVTARDWSTTVLGTAMPAPLLLAPVGVMSILHEGAEPAVARAAASLGVPSILSTASSHTIEDVAAAAGEGPRWFQLYWPTEDDVTVSILQRARAAGYSTLVVTLDTWTLGWRPADLDQAYLPFIRGVGTAIPFSDPAFRAGLAKAPEDDLMAAVGRWVPMFTGTALRWDRLDLLREHWDGPIVLKGIQHVDDALQAVDAGMDGVVVSNHGGRQVDRAVGSLEMLPQIVHALDGRAAVLFDSGIRSGADVAVALALGADAVLLGRPYAYGLALGGEDGVRHVLRSVLAELDLTLALSGFGDLASLRGAKDVLRSA from the coding sequence ATGACGACACCGCTGTCCTCCTTCGCCGCCGAGATCTATCTGCGCGGCCTCGGCGGCGAGACGCCCGCCCTGCCCACGGACCCCGCGGCGCTCGAGGAGGCGGCCCGCGAGGTCCTCGACGACGGCGCGTTCGGCTACCTCGCCGGCGGCGCGGGCAGCGGGGCCACGATGCGGGCCAACCGCGCGGCGTTCGACCGGGTCGGGCTGGTGCCGCGGATGCTGCGGGACGTGACCGCCAGGGACTGGTCGACGACCGTGCTCGGCACCGCGATGCCCGCGCCGCTCCTGCTCGCCCCCGTCGGCGTGATGTCGATCCTGCACGAGGGCGCCGAGCCCGCCGTCGCGCGCGCCGCCGCGTCGCTGGGCGTCCCGTCGATCCTGTCGACGGCGTCGTCGCACACGATCGAGGACGTCGCGGCCGCCGCGGGGGAGGGTCCGCGCTGGTTCCAGCTCTACTGGCCCACCGAGGACGACGTCACGGTCAGCATCCTCCAGCGGGCCCGGGCCGCCGGGTACTCGACGCTCGTCGTCACCCTGGACACCTGGACCCTGGGCTGGCGCCCGGCCGACCTGGACCAGGCCTACCTGCCGTTCATCCGCGGGGTCGGCACCGCGATCCCGTTCTCCGACCCGGCGTTCCGCGCGGGTCTGGCGAAGGCGCCCGAGGACGACCTGATGGCCGCCGTCGGCCGCTGGGTCCCGATGTTCACCGGCACGGCGCTGCGCTGGGACCGCCTCGACCTGCTCCGTGAGCACTGGGACGGGCCGATCGTGCTCAAGGGCATCCAGCACGTCGACGACGCGCTTCAGGCCGTCGACGCGGGGATGGACGGCGTCGTGGTGTCCAACCACGGCGGCCGGCAGGTGGACCGGGCCGTGGGGTCGCTGGAGATGCTGCCGCAGATCGTGCACGCGCTCGACGGCCGCGCCGCGGTGCTCTTCGACTCCGGGATCCGCTCGGGGGCCGACGTCGCCGTCGCCCTCGCCCTCGGGGCGGACGCCGTGCTCCTGGGCCGCCCGTACGCCTACGGGCTGGCGCTCGGCGGCGAGGACGGCGTCCGGCACGTCCTGCGGAGCGTGCTCGCGGAGCTGGACCTCACCCTCGCCCTGAGCGGTTTCGGCGACCTGGCGTCGCTGCGGGGGGCGAAGGACGTCCTCCGTTCGGCCTGA
- a CDS encoding serine/threonine-protein kinase, with the protein MNGGPASGPVHLAAHPGVVPQAPARGPVPSRTNVIPPAGPAGPAGIPFPASPGPVHGGPARFRLIRRIGEGGFGRVWLAHDARLGHTVAIKAAHAPDAETEERIRREAAALAAVRHPNCVRIHDLVQARSDPGLAQLDGLVIVMEHVDGVSLGQLVREQGVLDDVAAARVWSGVAGALAAAHQKGVLHRDIKPSNIIVDRAGRPHLIDFGIARRTGDATMTMTGFVLGTPDYLAPEVAAGKKASPESDAWQLAATVSYALTGYPPRGGHADAVSGLRAAASGAKLTHLPRRTAHLSLLKAALRMLPTKRPDLMSTHRTLDDWLRRAGVPVDGPVSPDLVRR; encoded by the coding sequence GTGAACGGCGGGCCCGCCTCGGGTCCGGTGCACCTCGCCGCGCACCCCGGGGTGGTCCCGCAGGCACCGGCCCGGGGCCCGGTGCCCTCCCGGACGAACGTCATCCCGCCCGCCGGCCCGGCCGGGCCCGCCGGGATCCCGTTCCCGGCGAGCCCGGGCCCCGTCCACGGCGGCCCGGCCCGGTTCCGGCTGATCCGGCGGATCGGCGAGGGCGGGTTCGGCCGGGTCTGGCTGGCCCACGACGCCAGGCTCGGACACACCGTCGCGATCAAGGCCGCCCACGCCCCGGACGCGGAGACCGAGGAGCGCATCCGACGGGAGGCCGCCGCGCTCGCCGCGGTCCGCCACCCCAACTGCGTCCGGATCCACGATCTCGTCCAGGCCCGCAGCGATCCCGGGCTCGCCCAGCTCGACGGCCTGGTCATCGTCATGGAGCACGTCGATGGCGTGTCGCTCGGCCAGCTGGTCCGGGAGCAGGGCGTGCTGGACGACGTCGCGGCCGCCCGGGTCTGGTCCGGGGTCGCCGGCGCCCTCGCCGCCGCGCACCAGAAGGGTGTGCTGCACCGGGACATCAAGCCCAGCAACATCATCGTCGACCGGGCGGGACGCCCGCACCTGATCGACTTCGGGATCGCGCGGCGGACCGGGGACGCCACGATGACCATGACCGGCTTCGTCCTCGGCACGCCGGACTATCTGGCGCCCGAGGTCGCGGCGGGGAAGAAGGCGAGCCCCGAGTCCGACGCCTGGCAGCTCGCGGCGACGGTCTCCTACGCGCTCACCGGGTATCCGCCGCGGGGCGGGCACGCGGACGCGGTGTCCGGGCTGCGGGCCGCGGCGAGCGGCGCGAAGCTCACCCACCTGCCGCGCAGGACCGCGCACTTGAGCCTGCTCAAGGCCGCCCTGCGGATGCTCCCGACGAAGCGGCCGGACCTGATGTCCACCCA